The nucleotide sequence TGTTTTCTTTTTCTTCGGAAAATGATAAAGAGAAGATGCAGTGGGATGAAAACCGTAAGCTAACATGGGCAGATTTTCAAGGCCGTCCTCAGGCAGGTAATGATTTTGTTGCCAGCACCAACAGCGGAATTTCCTTTTCCTATTCCTTTAGGATCGAAAACGGAAAACTCGATCTGGACTATTCTATTCAAAGTAATTTTTATCCTAAGCTCTCCTGGTATAAACGTGGGAATGTTTCAGATTACATATTGGAGCACGAACAGACACATTTCGATATTTCAGAATTGTTTGCCAGAAAGCTTCGGAAGAAAATGGTGGAGACCGGTTTTTCTTCCAATCCGAAAAAAGAGATCGATGCGATCTATCAAAAAAATGAACAGGAACGTCGTGCCTTTCAAAATCGATACGACGCCGAAACCGACCACTCTAAAAATCCGGAAGCCGAATACAAATGGCGCGAACTGGTGAAGACGCAATTAGATTTCTATGAACGATGGAAATAATTCAGCTCCCGTAAACCCTCTACCCAATCCCGGGCATCTCGAAGAATTAGCAAATTATAAAATGCCCTTTGGGAAGTATAAGGATCGATATCTGGTAAATCTTCCGGAAGCCTACTTCGTTTGGTTCAAACAGAAGGGTTTTCCTCAGGGAAAACTGGGATTATTTATGCAAGAAATGCATGAGATCAAGATCAACGGACTGGAAGATCTGGTGCGGAAATTAATTCGATGAGCCATCATATTAGCTTTCCACCCTGTTTATTGAAATTTGTTTATTGCCTTCTGCAATAAAAACGTACCTTTGCATCCCGTATAGATATTACAGCAAAGGGACACCATGAGCACTACAAAATATATCTTCGTAACGGGCGGAGTATCTTCATCATTAGGAAAAGGAATAATCGCAGCTTCATTGGCTAAATTACTACAGGCCAGAGGGTATCGTGTGACTATCCAAAAGTTGGATCCCTATATTAATGTAGATCCCGGTACTTTAAATCCGTATGAACACGGAGAGTGTTATGTAACCGACGATGGTGCCGAAACCGACCTGGATCTTGGGCATTATGAGCGCTTTTTAAACGTTTCTACTTCGCAAGCCAATAACGTTACAACAGGAAGGATCTACCAAAGTGTGATCGAAAAGGAACGTCGCGGAGAATTTCTAGGGAAAACCGTTCAGGTGGTTCCTCATATTACCAACGAAATTAAAGAACGAATTCAATTGCTTGGGAATAACGGTGATTACGATATAGTGATCACCGAAATTGGGGGTACGGTTGGTGATATAGAATCCTTACCCTATATAGAATCTGTTCGTCAGTTAAAATGGGAAATGGGAGACGACAATGCACTCGTAATTCACCTTACTTTAGTTCCATATCTCTCAGCAGCAGGAGAATTAAAGACCAAACCTACGCAGCATTCTGTAAAAACTCTGATGGAAAGCGGTATTAAAGCCGATATTCTGGTATGTCGTACCGAACATGAATTATCCGATGATCTGAAACGAAAACTAGCGCTTTTTTGTAATGTAAAAAAGGAAGCGGTTATCCAATCTATCGATGCATCCACCATATACGATGTGCCTAATATGATGCTCGATGAAGGACTGGACAAAGTTACACTTGCCAAGCTAAATCTTCCCGATGACAGTAAACCCGATTTGAATCGTTGGAATCAATTCTTACAAAGACATAAGAATCCGAAGAGTGAAGTGCGTATCGGACTCATTGGAAAGTATGTGGAGCTTCAGGATAGTTATAAATCCATACTGGAATCATTTATTCATGCCGGTGCCGAAAATGAAGTGAAAGTACATGTGGAAGCTATACACAGTGAACATATCGATGCCAATTCGATAGCCGAAGAGCTTTCCGGTTTGGACGGAATATTGGTGGCTCCCGGTTTTGGAGAGCGTGGTATTGAAGGAAAGATAGAAGCGGTGCGCTATGCTCGTGAAAATAACCTGCCTTTTCTTGGAATCTGTCTTGGAATGCAAATGGCAGTGATAGAATTTGCGCGCAATGTCCTTAAACTCAACGATGCAAATTCCACAGAGATGAACGAAAATACATCTCACCCGGTGATCAATTTAATGGAAGACCAGAAAAGTGTTACCAACAAAGGCGGTACCATGCGTTTGGGAGCCTGGGCCTGTGAAGTAGAACCTGATAGTATAGTAGGGCGAATTTATAATAGTAAAGTAATTAACGAACGACATAGACACCGCTACGAGTACAATAATGACTACCGCGATGAACTTGAGAATGCAGGACTAAAAGCTACCGGTATCAATCCGGAAACAGGATTGGTTGAGATCATTGAAATTCCCGATCACCCTTGGTTTGTAGGGGTACAATATCACCCCGAATACAAGAGCACAGTTGCAAATCCGCATCCACTGTTCGTAGGTTTTGTCAAGGCTGCTCACGAACACGCGGCCAGGCATTAAACCGACAATTTGGCTGAATTCCGTTTTCGGGCGGGATTCTTGATTACGACTGAAAAGAACATAAATTTAATTATTTCCGGCAGCGTACCGGAATCACGATATGGAAGAAAAGAAATTTGATATTAACTCGCTTATCGGGTTCGTTTTAATAGGAGGAATACTGGTTTGGATGCTTTATTTACAGAGTCCGACTCCGGAGGAGATAGAAGCCGAAAAGGCAAAGCAGGAACAACTTACAGAAGAAAATTCTCCAGCACAGAAAGATACTACTACGACGCTGGACGATGGTATTTCAGAAATGACCGCAGAAACTACTCCTGGAGATTCTCTGGCTTTCGAGAAACTTAAAACAACGCTGGGTTCATTTGCGTATTCGGGTACTCTGTCCTCTGCGACAGATGCTACCACGACCCTTGAAAATGATGTTCTGTTATTAAAGATTAGTAATAAAGGCGGTTATATTACCGAGGCAATGTTAAAAGAGCACACCACTTATACAGGAGAACAGGTGTATCTTATCAAAGACGGTAATGCTTCGCTAAATCTTCAATTCAATTCAGAGAATAGAACGCTTAATACCAGAGACCTCTACTTTGAACCGTCTGTTTCTCAATCGGGTGAGAATACGGTTTTAACGATGCGTTTAAAAACTTCGGAAAGCGCGTTCATTGAATATCGCTACGAACTTTCTCCCGGAGAATATATGCTCGGATTTAGTCTGCGCTCTCAGGGACTGGATGGGATCGTAAATACAACGCAACCCATGTACCTGGACTGGAATATGAAGGGGTATCGGCATGCTAAAAGTATCTCGTACGAAAACCGCTATTCACGTCTTACCTATGAATTTGAAAATGGAGATGATCATTCAAAACTCGATCCCACGGGGGAAGATGAAGAAAACGAGAAGGATGTGACATGGATGAACTTCCGTCAGCATTTTTTCAGCTCCATGATCCTTACAGATACTCCCTTCAGGGAAGTGCGATTAACCTCATTGGATCTGGTTGAAGATGAAGAGATAGATACCGTATATACTAAACAATATGGAGCAAAAATGTTACTGGAACCTTCCGGTGGTGGTATTGCCTATAACATGGACATGTATTACGGTCCTACCGATTACCAAATATTAAAGAAATACGATCGAAATCTGGATGAGGCCATGCCGTTGGGATGGGGTATCTTCGGAATGATCAACAAATACCTTATCATTCCGTTATTCGGATTTTTGAGTGGCATGCTTCCTGCAGGGATCGCGATCATCGTGCTTACCATACTTATCAAATTAGCTTTGTCTCCGGTTCAGTACAAACAGTATCTCTCACAAATGAAAATGAAGATACTGAAGCCCGAACTTGATGAGATCCGTAAAAAATATGAAGGCAACTCAATGAAGATCCAACAGGAAACCCTGAAGCTTCAGAATGTTGCCGGGGCTAGTCCGTTAAAAGGATGTTTACCGGCCTTACTGCAGATTCCGGTCTTCTATGCCTTATTTACGTTTTTTCCAACGGCTTTCGATTTGAGACAAAAGAGTTTTCTTTGGGCCGAAGACCTTTCCAGTTACGATACCATAGCCGAATTACCGTTTCACATTCCGTTTTATGGTGATCATGTTAGTTTATTTCCGATCCTCGCATCCATTGCTATCTTCGTTTATATGATGATGACCATGGGGCAGAGTATGCAGGCCACACAGCAGCCGGGAATGCCTAATATGAAATTTTTAATGTATCTCTCTCCGCTCTTTATGTTGGTGTTCTTCAACAATTATGCGAGTGGATTATCCTTGTATTATTTTGTCTCCAATCTCATTACCATTGGAATCATGTTGGTGATCAAGAATTTTATTCTCGACGAAGATAAGATCCATGCTAAAATTCAGGCGAATAAGAAAAAGCCAAAGAAAAAGAATCGTTTTCAGCGTAAGATGGCCGAAATGATGGAACAGGCAGAACAGCAAAAAAATGCTGGCAAACGCAAGTAATTCTTTTTCGGCATCGTTTTTGAAAAATGTAAGATGTATTCAATAGAATAGAAAATCTTTCGTTTATATGGTAAATGATTTTAAAATGAAATTAGTTTTTTGTTTTTTCTTCGGAATTTTCTTCGGAATATATCCTGCTTTTGCACAATCGGATATCAACCAATATGATGAGAACGGGAAGCGCCATGGTGTCTGGAAGAAATATTTCAGCAATAGTCAGCAATTGCGCTACGAAGGTGAATTCGATCATGGCAAGGAGGTAGGAACCTTTAAATATTACTGCGAAGAATGCAAAGATGTTCCTACAATTACCAGAGAATTCAAAAAAGACAATACAGCCTTGGTGAAATACTTTACTAAAAAAGGAAAACTGGTAAGTGAAGGAATGATGGATGGTAAAGACCGCATTGGTGAATGGATATATTATCATGAAAAATCGGAAGCTGTAATGACAAAGGAGTCGTATGTAAACGGTAAGCTTCACGGAAAAAAGATCACCTATTACCCCAACGGAAAAGTCACTGAAGAGATCAATTATGAAAATGGAGTGATGCAAGGGGAGAATCTGTACTATTCATATGATGGAGTACTGTTGAAAAAGCTTAAATACGAGAACGACCAACTTCAGGGAGAGGCTACCTATTATGATGCGCATGGGAATGTGGTCATCGAAGGTTTTTACAAGGACGGCAAAAAGCACGGCCTGTGGAAATATTATAAGGACGGTAAAATCATACTCGAAGAAACCTACCCAAAACCTCAGGATTAACTATTTAGTCCCTTTTTATTGTAAGTTTTACGACTTTTAGCTGTCCGAGCTACATACAATATGATTTTGCTTTATCAAAAGCATGACCATAGCTTTTGTAATAAAGCACTTCAAAATTTAGTAACTTTGCTGTCATTAAAATGAGAAAGAAACGTGTTGTTGTTGGACTAAGCGGAGGTGTAGACTCCAGTGTTGCTGCCTATCTTTTAAAAAAGAAGGGATACGACGTTATTGGGCTGTTTATGAAGAACTGGCACGATGATTCGGTAACCATTTCTAACGAATGTCCATGGCTGGAAGACAGTAATGATGCTATGTTAGTAGCTCAAAAACTGGAAATCCCATTTCAAACCGTGGACCTTAGTGAAGAATATAAGGAACGTATAGTCGATTATATGTTTCACGAATATAAGATGGGCAGAACCCCAAATCCCGATGTGCTTTGCAACCGGGAAATTAAATTCGATGTTTTTATGAAGATTGCTCTCAAATTGGGAGCAGATTTTGTTGCTACCGGACACTATTGTCGAAAAGGGACTATCACTAGTGACGGCAAGGAAATATATCAATTACTTTCCGGGAAGGATCCAAATAAGGATCAGTCTTACTTTTTGTGTCAGTTGTCGCAGGAACAACTTGCCAAAACATTATTTCCTATTGGGGAGTTGCTAAAACCGGAAGTTAGAAAGATCGCCGCAGATCAGGATCTTATTACTGCTGAAAAGCGAGACTCGCAAGGATTGTGTTTTATAGGTAAGGTTCGACTTCCCGAATTTCTTCAGCAACAACTGGCTCCAAAGGAAGGTGTTATCGTTGAGGTGCCTTCAGACTTTTCAGCGTATAAAAAGGCAACCCCGGAGTTTTCTTCCGAAGAGGCTAAATTGCAATTTCTTTCAGAAAAAACCGCTTACAGCACTTCCGACGGAAAGATCATCGGAAAGCATCAAGGGGCACATTATTTTACGAAAGGACAGCGAAAAGGACTGGCCGTGGGCGGAACCAAAGAACCCTTGTTTGTTATCGATACCAATGTAACCGAAAATGTGATCTATACCGGACAAGGAAAAGATCATCCCGGGCTATATCGCAGAGGACTTTTTGTTAAACAGGAAGAAGTACATTGGGTGCGTGAGGACCTAGCTTTAAAAGAAGATGAAACTATGGAAGTTATGGCGCGTATTCGCTATCGGCAACCTTTGGAAAAAGGGATTCTGTATCAAACAGATTCGGGACTTTATGTTATCTTTGATAATCCCCAATCGGCCATTACGGAAGGGCAGTTTGTCGCTTGGTACACCCACGATGAATTGTTGGGTAGTGGGGTAATTTCTTAAAAAATTTATATGAAAAGATTATTATTTCTTGGGCTACTATCCGTTACACAGATCACCGTAGCACAAATTCAGGATGCATGGGTGTTCTTTGCCGATAAGGAAGATGTGCAGGCATCTATCGCAAATCCTATAAGTATTCTTACTCAAGAATCTATAGACCGAAAAACAATGCACGGGGTGGTGATCGACGAGCGTGATGTGCCGGTAAACGAATCCTATATTTCTACGATAAAGAATCAGACAGGAATCACTGTTTTTGCTAAATCGAAGTGGATGAACTGTGTGTACGTGCAGGGGACTCAAAACAACATTGAAAATTTATTGGGACTTCCGTTTGTAACCGATGTGGAATACGCCGATAAAGACTTGAACCTAATTCCGGATCATACCCCGGCAGCAGATAAATTTGCCATTGAAAACGATCAAAGCAGGGTAGTCTATAATTATGGTGATGCAACAAATCAAACAGAAATGATAGGCATAGACTATGTGCATGAACAGAATTTTACAGGCGAAGATATGATCGTTGCGGTAATGGATAGCGGGTTTCCTAATTTTGCCTCAAATCCGGGATTCGCCAATATTATCAGTGAAGGCAGATTGTTAGGAACATTCGATTTTTTTAGCCGTACGACCAATGTTACAGGAACCGGGTCGCATGGTATAAGCACTAGTAGCGATATTGGTGGTTTTATTCAGGATGAATTCGTAGGAACTGCTCCCAATGCCTCTTTTTATCTTTTTAGAACAGAATACGGCCCCGATGAAAACCCCAGAGAAGAAGCCTGGTGGGTAGAAGCCTTAGAAAGAGCCGACAGTCTTGGGGTTGATGTCGTGAATACGTCTTTGAGTTATCAGGAGTATGACAACTCGAATTACAGTCACAGTTATGCCGATCTTGACGGCCAAACCACTTTTGCCGCGAGAGGTGCCAATCTTGCCTTCGACAAGGGAATGCTGCTGGTAAGTTCCGCCGGAAATGCCGGAAACGGATTTGGTACGGTGGCAACACCTGCAGATGCACCGGGGGTTCTTACTGTTGGTGCCGTTGATTTAAACGGAAATTATGTGAGTTTCAGCTCAAGAGGACCTACAGTGGATGGTCGTGTTAAGCCAGATGTAATGGCAAAAGGTCTGGATGCTGCAGTGATATCACAAAATGGAAACGTTACTACAAGTAACGGCACGTCTTTTAGCTCGCCCATTATGGCGGGTGCAGTGACCTCGCTATGGGAGGTACGTCCCGAATTGCGTAATTATCAAATCATGCAAATCGTCCGCGAGTCGGCACATTTATTTCACAATCCAACGAACGAAATGGGATATGGGATCCCTAATTTTGAAGATGCCTATAACGCCGTAATAACCCTTGGATTAGAGGATGAAATGCTGGACAAATATTTTGCCTTATATCCTAATCCTGTGGTGGATGTGTTACATATTTCATTTCCTGAGGATAGTAATTCGGCAGATTTAGTGATTTATAATGTTCTTGGAACAAAGATCATGGAAACTCCTATTACTAGGGATAGAAACCGAATTGATATGTCATCATTTACTTCAGGAATTTACCTAGTAACAATTACATCGGGTACAAAGCGTAATAGCTACAAAATCGTTAAACAATAGTGCAGAACAGAATTACCGAACTTTTTAAAATTGAACATCCTATTATCCAGGCAGGAATGATTTGGAACAGCGGCTGGCGACTTGCCAGTGCCTGTAGTAATGCCGGTGCATTAGGATTGTTGGGGGCCGGCTCCATGTATCCTGAAGTGCTTCGGGAGCACATTATAAAATGCCAGAAAGCAACGAATAAGCCATTCGGTGTAAACGTGCCTATGCTTTATCCTCAAATTGATGAGATCATTGATATCATCATAGAAGAAGGTGTGAAGATCGTTTTTACTTCCGCGGGAAACCCTAAAACATATACAGCAAAACTTAAAGAACAGGGTATCATCGTCGTTCATGTGGTTAGTAGTGTAAAATTTGCACTAAAGGCACAGGACGCAGGCGTGGATGCCGTGGTAGCCGAAGGGTTTGAGGCCGGAGGTCATAACGGCAGAGAAGAAACCACAACATTTACTTTGATTCCTATGGTAAAGGAGCAGATATCGGTACCGCTTATCGCTGCCGGGGGAATTGCCAACGGAAATGGTATGTTGGCCGCGATGGTCTTAGGTGCAGACGCAGTTCAGGTGGGAAGTCGTTTTGTGGCTTCCGAAGAATCCTCTTCACACAGAGCATTTAAGCAAATGGTTGTGGATGCTAAAGAAGGAGACACTCTTTTAACACTTAAAGAGCTTGCTCCGGTTCGAATGATGAAAAATAAGTTCTTTGAAGACGTAATGCGTTTATATATCACCAATCCCACTAAGGAAGCCTTGCAGGAATTACTGGGCCGCGCTCGTGCGAAAAGAGGTATGTTTGAAGGCGATCTGGAAGAAGGAGAATTGGAAATCGGACAAATAGCGGGACTCATTCACGATATAAAACCTGCGGCACAAATTGTTAACGATATGGTTTCCGAATTTGAAGCTGCTAAAAAAATGGTATCACACTTTTAGTTTTGTTTGCCGTTTCTCAAATTTATTCCGGTATAGAGATAAGCTTTAAGGGAACATATAAAATCTGTCCACCCTTGAGTCTGCCCCATCATCCTTAATATTTCTTTTTCTGAAGAGCCAAAAGAGTGCTCGGTAATTTCGATTAAGGTTTTACGTTCTTCTTCTTTTTTAAGTTTGATATCTACTGAAGATTTTTTCCCGCTTACGACCCATTCGAAGGAAATTTGTTCATTTTTTTTCACAGTGGTTACGGCAATTTCAGCGGAAACATTATAATCGGCCCATTCCCAAATGAGCAGTTTTCCTTCCCCAATATCTTCACTCGCATGAGAGGTAAAGTAGCCGCAAAGCTTTTCGGCAGAAATAATTGCGTTGTATACTTCGTGCAAGGGTCTAAATACAATATCTTTTACGGTTAGGTTCATGTTCTTATGATTTTTTCTTCCAGTAATATGTTCTGTTTTCTTCCCATTCTTCCGATGCTCCGGTTTTATAAGACGTTGTTGTAAGAATCTCTCCATCTAATGTACTAATATGACGGTCCATCCAATTCGTGCCATCCGGCAGCGAAAATGTTTGAATGGATTCCATGGTATTCTCATTTATGGGATATAAGGTGCCTATACCGGTCACACCGCCGTTGCCAAACTGAACAAGAACAGCCTTGCCTTCTATGTTGTCCCAGTATTGCCTGAATTGCCAGAAATCCCCGGTCTCCTTGCCATCCACAACGCCAAAAAGCCTACCTATGATGCTTGTCTTACCAATACCCCAGCGCCATTCCATTCCATATTGGGTATAGGGCTCGTTTTCTGAAACATAAGTATCATTATCGGTGATCCACACTCCGATATTGGATTCCATATCATTTAAGAACCACTGCGGAATTTCCCCCGATTGAGAGAACACCGAAACAGAGACAAAACAACAAACGAATAAATTAAACAACGTCCTTTTCATTTCAACTTAACTCTTAATTGTTTAACATGGGCTTCAATTGTGGGTCTTTATTTCTAAGATCGATTCCACCTTCATAAACCGATTTCAGGTTTAGTAAATAAAAAGACCAGCCATGATCACAGCCAAGTCTTATATTTTTCTTCGATTCGTTATCGGTTGGAATACCCGATTGAGTTAAGGTCACAATAGTACCTTTATCATAAGCCTTAAATGAAACGTCAACGACACAATCGCCTGCAAAGGTGAATTGAAATTGATCCTTACCGTTTGCTTCTCTGATCGCCCCCGATTCTGTGACATCATATAAATACCATTGCCATTGATAGGTAAGGCCCTTTGCAACAGCCTCCGTTTTTGAAACCGGAGTTCCTTCCGATGTTAAATACGTGGCATTACTTAAAAACCATTGTTCGATCTCGGCTGGAATAGTCCAAGCATCATACAGTGTTTGAACCGAAGCTCCAATAGCGATCTTACGAGTGAATTGGGTCCAATCAAAATCTTTCATAACTATTTGATTTAAAGCAAAAAGCTATTCTAAAGATATAAAAAAAGCCCCGATGCGGGGCTTGTTGTATTAAGATAATTCAAGAGGAACCTGATTTCTTATAATATCATCAAATGTCTCTCGCTTTCTTATCAGGTGAGCCTTTTCATTATACCACAGCACTTCTGCGGGTCTGTATCGGGAATTGTAGTTACTAGCCATACTAAAACAATAGGCACCTGCATTACTGAATGCGAGTATATCCCCTTCACTGATCTCAGCTATTCGGCGGTTATTCGCGAACGTATCGGTCTCGCAAATATATCCTACAACACTGTAAAACCTGTCTTTTCCCGATGGATTGGAAATGTTACTTATCTCGTGTTGAGAGCCGTATAACATGGGGCGTATTAAATGGTTAAAACCACTATCCACTTGTGCAAAGACAGTTGAAGTAGTCTGTTTTACAACATTTACTTTTACTAAAAACTTTCCTGCTTCGCTAACCAGAAATTTTCCGGGTTCAAATGCCAGAGTGAGCTCTCTCCCATAATTTTTACAAAATTCATTGAATCGCCGGCTTAGTTTTTCGCCCAGTTCTTCCACATTTGTTTCCACATCGCCCTCTTTGTAAGGGACTTTAAATCCGCTTCCAAAATCGATAAATTCAAGATCGACAAAATGGTTGGCGGCCTCAAAAAGTATCTCGGAGGCATACAGAAATACATCGATATCAAGAATATCACTTCCGGTATGCATATGTATTCCATTGATCTTCATTCCGGTGTTGTCTACGATTCGTTTTACCAAGGGAAGCTGATGAATTGAAATCCCGAATTTACTATCGATATGACCAACAGATATATTGGTGTTGCCCCCGGCCATAACGTGTGGGTTTATCCTTATACATACAGGAATAGTTGGATGCTTTGTTCCAAATTGTTCGAGAATAGAAAGATTGTCGATATTGATTTGAACCCCTAAACCGACAGCTCGTTCTATTTCTTCCAGCGATACCCCATTGGGAGTGTAGATAATATCCTGCGGTTGCACACCCGCCTCTAATGCCAATCGCACTTCCTGAATTGAAACTGTATCCATCGCACTGCCCATATTATTGAGTATCTTGAGCACAGATATATTAGATAATGCTTTTACAGCATAATGAATCTTTAAGTGTTTTACCTTTTTAAACGCTTTGGTCAAGCGTTTATACTGAGCTTCAATACGGTTGGCATCGTACACATACACGGGGCTTCCAAATTGGGTTGCAACAGTTAAAAGGTCTTTTGTTTTCATTATGAGTTTTTTAAAGTTTAAGGGCGTAAAATTAAGTCCTTACGCTTAAAAATCACTTAATTATTCTATAATATTTTTAGAAAAAACCCTTCCAAAAAATATTAGCGCAATCGTATAACATTTGCTATTTTTGTCACTCCTAAAAACCAAGCACAATACGCTATTATGAATTTACACGAATTTCAAGGAAAAGAGATACTCAACAGCTTTGGTGTTGAAATACAGCGAGGTCATGTTGCAACGACACCACAAGAGGCGGTTTCTGCTGCTAAAAAATTAACCGAAGAGACCGGAACCGGCTGGCATGTGATCAAGGCGCAGGTTCATGCAGGTGGGCGAGGTAAAGGTGGCGGAGTAAAGCTTGCTAAAAGTATTGAAGAAGTTGAAAGAATCTCAGGTGAGATCATTGGGATGAACCTGATCACGCCCCAAACCAGTGCTGAAGGAAAAAAAGTACATCAAGTTCTAATAGCAGAGGATGTTTATTACCCGGGTGAAAATGAACCTGAAGAATATTATATGAGCGTACTGCTTAATCGTGCCAATGGAAAGAATATGATCATGTATTCTACCGAAGGAGGTATGGATATTGAAACTGTCGCTGAAGAAACACCACATTTAATTTTTACCGAAGAAATAGATCCTGCAGCGGGATTACTTCCTTTTCAGGCGCGAAGAGTGGCATTTAATCTCGGACTCAGCGGTAAGGCATTCAAGGAAATGACCAAATTCGTTACCGCGCTCTATAAAGCCTATATAGCTTCAGACGCTTCATTGTTTGAAATTAACCCTGTACTTAAAACAAGTGATGACAGAGTGATCGCGGTGGATGCAAAAGTATCCTTAGACGACAATGCGCTCTTCCGACATAAGGATTATGAAGCTATGCGTGACCTTAGA is from Constantimarinum furrinae and encodes:
- a CDS encoding CTP synthase, with the translated sequence MSTTKYIFVTGGVSSSLGKGIIAASLAKLLQARGYRVTIQKLDPYINVDPGTLNPYEHGECYVTDDGAETDLDLGHYERFLNVSTSQANNVTTGRIYQSVIEKERRGEFLGKTVQVVPHITNEIKERIQLLGNNGDYDIVITEIGGTVGDIESLPYIESVRQLKWEMGDDNALVIHLTLVPYLSAAGELKTKPTQHSVKTLMESGIKADILVCRTEHELSDDLKRKLALFCNVKKEAVIQSIDASTIYDVPNMMLDEGLDKVTLAKLNLPDDSKPDLNRWNQFLQRHKNPKSEVRIGLIGKYVELQDSYKSILESFIHAGAENEVKVHVEAIHSEHIDANSIAEELSGLDGILVAPGFGERGIEGKIEAVRYARENNLPFLGICLGMQMAVIEFARNVLKLNDANSTEMNENTSHPVINLMEDQKSVTNKGGTMRLGAWACEVEPDSIVGRIYNSKVINERHRHRYEYNNDYRDELENAGLKATGINPETGLVEIIEIPDHPWFVGVQYHPEYKSTVANPHPLFVGFVKAAHEHAARH
- the yidC gene encoding membrane protein insertase YidC; its protein translation is MEEKKFDINSLIGFVLIGGILVWMLYLQSPTPEEIEAEKAKQEQLTEENSPAQKDTTTTLDDGISEMTAETTPGDSLAFEKLKTTLGSFAYSGTLSSATDATTTLENDVLLLKISNKGGYITEAMLKEHTTYTGEQVYLIKDGNASLNLQFNSENRTLNTRDLYFEPSVSQSGENTVLTMRLKTSESAFIEYRYELSPGEYMLGFSLRSQGLDGIVNTTQPMYLDWNMKGYRHAKSISYENRYSRLTYEFENGDDHSKLDPTGEDEENEKDVTWMNFRQHFFSSMILTDTPFREVRLTSLDLVEDEEIDTVYTKQYGAKMLLEPSGGGIAYNMDMYYGPTDYQILKKYDRNLDEAMPLGWGIFGMINKYLIIPLFGFLSGMLPAGIAIIVLTILIKLALSPVQYKQYLSQMKMKILKPELDEIRKKYEGNSMKIQQETLKLQNVAGASPLKGCLPALLQIPVFYALFTFFPTAFDLRQKSFLWAEDLSSYDTIAELPFHIPFYGDHVSLFPILASIAIFVYMMMTMGQSMQATQQPGMPNMKFLMYLSPLFMLVFFNNYASGLSLYYFVSNLITIGIMLVIKNFILDEDKIHAKIQANKKKPKKKNRFQRKMAEMMEQAEQQKNAGKRK
- the mnmA gene encoding tRNA 2-thiouridine(34) synthase MnmA, which translates into the protein MRKKRVVVGLSGGVDSSVAAYLLKKKGYDVIGLFMKNWHDDSVTISNECPWLEDSNDAMLVAQKLEIPFQTVDLSEEYKERIVDYMFHEYKMGRTPNPDVLCNREIKFDVFMKIALKLGADFVATGHYCRKGTITSDGKEIYQLLSGKDPNKDQSYFLCQLSQEQLAKTLFPIGELLKPEVRKIAADQDLITAEKRDSQGLCFIGKVRLPEFLQQQLAPKEGVIVEVPSDFSAYKKATPEFSSEEAKLQFLSEKTAYSTSDGKIIGKHQGAHYFTKGQRKGLAVGGTKEPLFVIDTNVTENVIYTGQGKDHPGLYRRGLFVKQEEVHWVREDLALKEDETMEVMARIRYRQPLEKGILYQTDSGLYVIFDNPQSAITEGQFVAWYTHDELLGSGVIS
- a CDS encoding toxin-antitoxin system YwqK family antitoxin codes for the protein MKLVFCFFFGIFFGIYPAFAQSDINQYDENGKRHGVWKKYFSNSQQLRYEGEFDHGKEVGTFKYYCEECKDVPTITREFKKDNTALVKYFTKKGKLVSEGMMDGKDRIGEWIYYHEKSEAVMTKESYVNGKLHGKKITYYPNGKVTEEINYENGVMQGENLYYSYDGVLLKKLKYENDQLQGEATYYDAHGNVVIEGFYKDGKKHGLWKYYKDGKIILEETYPKPQD
- a CDS encoding S8 family peptidase: MKRLLFLGLLSVTQITVAQIQDAWVFFADKEDVQASIANPISILTQESIDRKTMHGVVIDERDVPVNESYISTIKNQTGITVFAKSKWMNCVYVQGTQNNIENLLGLPFVTDVEYADKDLNLIPDHTPAADKFAIENDQSRVVYNYGDATNQTEMIGIDYVHEQNFTGEDMIVAVMDSGFPNFASNPGFANIISEGRLLGTFDFFSRTTNVTGTGSHGISTSSDIGGFIQDEFVGTAPNASFYLFRTEYGPDENPREEAWWVEALERADSLGVDVVNTSLSYQEYDNSNYSHSYADLDGQTTFAARGANLAFDKGMLLVSSAGNAGNGFGTVATPADAPGVLTVGAVDLNGNYVSFSSRGPTVDGRVKPDVMAKGLDAAVISQNGNVTTSNGTSFSSPIMAGAVTSLWEVRPELRNYQIMQIVRESAHLFHNPTNEMGYGIPNFEDAYNAVITLGLEDEMLDKYFALYPNPVVDVLHISFPEDSNSADLVIYNVLGTKIMETPITRDRNRIDMSSFTSGIYLVTITSGTKRNSYKIVKQ
- a CDS encoding DUF3820 family protein: MNDGNNSAPVNPLPNPGHLEELANYKMPFGKYKDRYLVNLPEAYFVWFKQKGFPQGKLGLFMQEMHEIKINGLEDLVRKLIR
- a CDS encoding DUF922 domain-containing protein, with the protein product MRFLFLLLTLSLFSFSSENDKEKMQWDENRKLTWADFQGRPQAGNDFVASTNSGISFSYSFRIENGKLDLDYSIQSNFYPKLSWYKRGNVSDYILEHEQTHFDISELFARKLRKKMVETGFSSNPKKEIDAIYQKNEQERRAFQNRYDAETDHSKNPEAEYKWRELVKTQLDFYERWK